The DNA region AAGTGAAACTTTGGCTTGTATCATCATTGCAGGAATTTGATACGACATACGGACCCGGGTGGCAGTGCATTGTTGGGACAGATTTTGGTTCTTTTGTGACCCATTGCTCTGGTTGTTTCATCTATTTTTGCGTAGGCAGCCTTGCAATATTGCTCTTCAAGGGCTCTGCGGCTCCCGAAGCTGAGACGAACCAGTTTGCAGCCTTGGAGGCAGTGAAAGCTTGATAGGCTTGATAGTTATCTTTTATATTACTGCTCTTCTTGTTACCATATCTAAGTTGTGTAGTCTTGAAAGATcttttacaaccaaaaaaataatcacaagtTCTGAAGTCAATTatctttattttcatatttcaaacatttttttggtATTGTAACATGTTGATGCCTTGCACCAAGCTCGCTTTGGTATGTGATGGACATAGAACATGACGAATAGCTAAAGCCTAATTAATAGTGATAATATACTCAATGATACCGTAAGGCATTGTTCACAAATTCTGGTTAATAAACGACACACAAAAAAGTGAAGTTCCAACAAAGAggataaaaaatggaaaaccaattaatctttgatttgCCGATATAACACAAGaatttaaaattgtattgtaCATATCACTTGTACTGTACGAGTAGTTTCACAATTAGAGATTTAGGGTCATTTGGATTAAGGGGAAGGAGGTAGAGTAGAGAAAAGTGGTGTAGAGTTAATTAAAAATAggttaattttcaaaaatatgctaattttgaattaaattgcaatactttattttatttttcctctctcttcgTCAATCCAAACAGAATTTGGCCAAAAATACATGAAGGTGGAAGGGGTTTATCTCCAATGTCTGGCAAAGGATCACCCTCGTGCAATTGACCTATTCCATGTACCGCACATGTAAAACACGTGGCCACGAATTCAGCAAATAAAACCACTCATCAATATCTTGCGCTCTATAATCTATgccacttttttcttttcacttttctttctcATTCTTTCAGACAGTAGGTCAAATCAATCAGG from Castanea sativa cultivar Marrone di Chiusa Pesio chromosome 6, ASM4071231v1 includes:
- the LOC142641212 gene encoding uncharacterized protein LOC142641212, coding for MLEGKAVIGETDMLQTMQQDALCLAAKALDIFDVTEATEIARFIKKEFDTTYGPGWQCIVGTDFGSFVTHCSGCFIYFCVGSLAILLFKGSAAPEAETNQFAALEAVKA